From the Hymenobacter yonginensis genome, one window contains:
- a CDS encoding recombinase family protein, with the protein MRDAIYARMSTRDKGQDNESQLRAFAKRLGYTVYKEYLDTESGGKTERPQFQ; encoded by the coding sequence ATGAGAGATGCCATCTATGCTCGCATGAGTACCCGCGACAAGGGCCAGGACAACGAGAGCCAGCTGCGTGCCTTCGCCAAGCGGCTGGGCTACACGGTATATAAAGAGTACCTCGACACTGAATCAGGTGGCAAGACCGAGCGGCCTCAGTTTCAGTAA